One genomic region from Leptospira montravelensis encodes:
- a CDS encoding TIGR02757 family protein has product MPIDLELLHTKLEDLRIKYDHLQYLDTDPICFPKKYKDPLDIEVVSFISCLYAYGNVKSIQGFLKPIFEALGPSPYQTLRGGNKTLLPFLKNLNVYRFQTKKDNQIFFQTISRILQNLQTQSPLFESNLLDEFGKFNEKNSLPKFQNFWEEEIKKTSGKKTLSYGLQFLIGMSTAKSPKKRLSLFLRWMVRTSYPDFGLYQRIYPNQIPFPLDVHIQKLIQILGITDRKTFGSKEAFLIQEFFKKINPNDPLLYDFYLTRVGIIERCNAKYQKVVCEVCFLKEVCLVFGSATGN; this is encoded by the coding sequence ATGCCGATTGATTTAGAACTCCTTCACACCAAGTTAGAAGATTTAAGAATCAAATATGACCATCTTCAGTATTTAGATACCGATCCTATCTGTTTTCCAAAAAAATACAAAGACCCTCTTGATATAGAAGTAGTTTCATTCATTTCCTGTTTGTATGCCTATGGGAATGTAAAAAGTATCCAAGGTTTTTTAAAACCAATCTTTGAAGCTTTAGGACCCTCTCCCTACCAAACTTTACGTGGAGGAAACAAAACCTTATTACCCTTTTTAAAAAATCTTAATGTCTACAGGTTCCAAACTAAAAAAGACAACCAAATCTTCTTCCAAACAATAAGCCGTATTTTGCAAAACTTGCAGACTCAATCCCCCCTATTTGAATCAAATCTTTTAGATGAGTTTGGAAAATTTAATGAGAAAAATTCTCTACCAAAGTTTCAAAATTTTTGGGAAGAGGAAATCAAAAAGACAAGTGGTAAAAAAACTCTCAGTTACGGTCTCCAATTTTTAATCGGAATGTCTACAGCCAAATCTCCGAAAAAAAGATTATCTCTTTTTCTTCGATGGATGGTAAGAACTTCCTACCCAGATTTTGGACTTTACCAAAGGATATATCCAAACCAAATTCCCTTCCCCTTGGATGTACACATTCAAAAACTAATTCAAATTTTAGGAATTACAGATCGAAAGACTTTTGGATCAAAAGAAGCATTTCTAATTCAGGAATTTTTTAAAAAAATAAATCCCAACGATCCTTTGTTATACGACTTTTACCTTACAAGAGTTGGAATCATTGAAAGATGTAATGCAAAATATCAAAAGGTTGTCTGTGAAGTTTGTTTTTTGAAGGAAGTGTGTTTGGTATTTGGTAGTGCCACGGGGAATTGA
- a CDS encoding hydroxymethylglutaryl-CoA lyase: MEKIKITEVGPRDGLQNEKTILSTQDKFEFVSRLVQSGVKHIELTSFVRKDRIPQMGDANELSKLALPKFQNQVQFSALTPNAKGYEGAKEAGFTEVAVFTATSETFTKKNINMTIQESLDFFKPIFTQAKSDGIKVRGYISTVIACPYEGKINPEKTLEIAERLLDAGAYEISLGETIGVAVPSEVETLLEVLLKKIPKTNLAGHFHDTYGMAIANTKQALTMGLRSFDSSAGGLGGCPYAKGAAGNVATEDLVYFLHREGYETGIQLDSLISASRFMEEQIGRKLESRTFIAMKNAD; the protein is encoded by the coding sequence TTGGAAAAAATAAAAATCACAGAAGTAGGACCAAGAGATGGACTCCAAAACGAAAAAACCATTCTTTCCACTCAGGATAAATTCGAATTCGTATCTCGTCTAGTACAAAGCGGTGTGAAACATATTGAACTTACTTCTTTTGTCCGAAAAGATCGAATCCCGCAAATGGGAGATGCCAACGAACTCTCTAAACTCGCCCTTCCTAAGTTCCAAAATCAAGTCCAGTTTTCTGCTCTCACACCGAATGCAAAAGGTTATGAAGGAGCTAAAGAAGCCGGTTTTACCGAAGTCGCTGTTTTTACTGCCACTTCCGAAACATTCACAAAAAAAAATATAAATATGACCATCCAAGAGAGTTTAGATTTTTTTAAACCCATCTTCACCCAGGCAAAGTCAGATGGAATCAAAGTAAGGGGATATATCTCTACTGTGATCGCTTGTCCCTATGAAGGAAAAATAAATCCAGAGAAAACACTAGAGATCGCCGAACGGCTGCTCGATGCTGGTGCTTATGAAATTTCACTAGGCGAAACGATTGGTGTAGCCGTTCCTTCTGAAGTAGAAACATTATTAGAAGTCCTCTTGAAAAAGATTCCCAAAACCAATTTAGCAGGGCACTTTCACGACACTTATGGAATGGCCATTGCAAATACCAAACAAGCGCTCACGATGGGGCTCCGTAGTTTTGATAGTTCGGCAGGTGGACTCGGTGGTTGCCCTTATGCCAAAGGTGCTGCCGGGAACGTAGCCACAGAAGATTTAGTATATTTTCTTCATAGAGAAGGCTATGAAACTGGAATCCAATTAGATTCTCTTATCTCTGCCAGTCGATTTATGGAAGAACAAATCGGAAGGAAACTCGAATCAAGAACCTTTATAGCCATGAAGAATGCCGATTGA
- a CDS encoding ABC transporter ATP-binding protein yields MFTLKNISVTVGGRSLVKNINLVAKTNEITGLIGKSGSGKSTLFRLALGLLDPADGYLWSGSLLWKDTTLPNRKHPKLQPVFQDPFGSFSHLGTMGELLLEPIRIKNHFFLKETTKRNERNRIATFCDRFELEKDLLNKTKQELSGGQLQRFAILRALLSEPEYLLLDEPVTALDVLVQKKIAEELKQINQTEKLGMFIVSHDLGFLSYMCDQIFVLDGGEIVEFGKPKEILSNPKSELLKTLKEARDHSFGGAVSSSESSN; encoded by the coding sequence ATGTTTACTCTTAAAAATATTTCGGTAACAGTGGGTGGACGTTCCCTCGTAAAAAATATCAACCTAGTGGCAAAAACCAATGAGATCACTGGACTCATTGGAAAATCTGGATCTGGAAAATCCACCTTGTTTCGATTAGCGTTAGGACTTTTGGATCCAGCAGATGGTTATTTGTGGAGTGGATCGCTCCTTTGGAAAGATACGACTTTACCGAATCGAAAACATCCCAAACTCCAACCGGTTTTCCAGGATCCATTCGGTAGTTTTTCCCATTTGGGGACAATGGGAGAGCTCCTTCTTGAACCGATCAGAATCAAAAATCATTTTTTTTTAAAGGAAACAACGAAAAGAAACGAACGGAATCGAATCGCTACTTTTTGCGATCGCTTTGAATTAGAAAAGGATCTTTTGAATAAAACTAAACAAGAGTTAAGTGGTGGCCAGCTGCAACGTTTTGCAATCTTGCGAGCATTGCTCTCGGAACCTGAATATTTGCTTTTGGATGAACCAGTCACAGCCCTTGATGTTCTTGTACAAAAAAAAATTGCAGAAGAACTCAAACAAATCAACCAAACAGAAAAACTGGGAATGTTTATTGTTTCCCATGATTTAGGTTTTTTATCATATATGTGTGATCAAATATTTGTGTTAGATGGGGGAGAGATTGTGGAATTTGGTAAACCGAAAGAAATACTTTCTAATCCAAAATCAGAGTTATTAAAAACATTAAAGGAAGCAAGAGATCATTCGTTTGGAGGAGCTGTTTCTTCTTCTGAATCATCCAATTGA
- a CDS encoding tetratricopeptide repeat protein translates to MFFRSFTLALLFFFPTLNWGQKLIGNKEYPEILWGKDQEFDTSDFPNGSFIYHKDDFILARGKLFQGEPPKSNGSFTYGQETITNSGKWNNDTIELILSGKPNKRTEVIKRLEAGIRFDPQFFPFRYNLGRLYSLEMNYEKALVEFEYAKAEMPEYFKTYLHIAILSEITRQVYYAIMNYKLAVEKNPYDTEALIRLADHYLATGLKNRALLYLNKALKIEEESPNVKLGFARLEMEKGNFHIAYKIFNRTTLTTAEGKPKPYDKKFHYYFAETASKVTDYETAEEQYTKMLSFTNDPFFATVSSKVIARRRDIAKKFAEAKRTQLDDSEEETAPPNE, encoded by the coding sequence ATGTTCTTCCGTAGCTTTACTCTCGCACTTCTGTTTTTTTTTCCTACTCTGAATTGGGGGCAAAAACTGATTGGAAACAAGGAATATCCAGAAATCCTTTGGGGCAAAGATCAGGAATTTGATACCTCCGATTTTCCCAATGGATCTTTTATTTACCATAAGGACGACTTTATCCTCGCACGTGGGAAACTTTTTCAAGGGGAACCACCGAAATCCAACGGAAGTTTTACTTACGGTCAAGAAACCATCACCAATTCGGGAAAATGGAATAACGATACGATTGAACTTATACTCTCAGGAAAACCAAACAAGCGAACCGAAGTCATCAAACGTTTGGAAGCTGGGATTCGGTTTGATCCTCAATTTTTTCCCTTCCGATACAATTTAGGACGTTTGTATTCATTGGAGATGAATTACGAAAAAGCTCTAGTGGAATTTGAATATGCGAAAGCAGAAATGCCAGAATACTTCAAAACCTATCTTCACATTGCCATTCTTTCTGAAATCACACGCCAAGTCTATTATGCCATTATGAATTATAAACTGGCAGTCGAAAAAAATCCCTATGATACAGAAGCTTTAATTCGTTTGGCAGACCATTATTTGGCTACGGGTTTAAAAAACAGAGCCCTTCTTTATTTAAACAAAGCACTGAAAATTGAAGAGGAAAGTCCGAATGTGAAATTGGGATTTGCAAGACTTGAAATGGAAAAAGGAAACTTTCATATCGCTTACAAAATTTTTAATCGCACCACTCTCACAACTGCGGAAGGAAAACCCAAACCTTATGATAAAAAATTCCATTATTATTTTGCTGAAACAGCTTCCAAAGTCACTGACTATGAAACTGCAGAAGAGCAATATACAAAGATGCTTAGTTTTACCAATGATCCATTTTTTGCCACGGTTTCATCTAAGGTAATCGCAAGAAGGCGTGATATTGCGAAAAAATTTGCAGAAGCCAAACGAACTCAATTGGATGATTCAGAAGAAGAAACAGCTCCTCCAAACGAATGA
- a CDS encoding ABC transporter ATP-binding protein: protein MNQTLLETKALTITVGEKVLLKEINLSFFETGLVAVLGENGAGKSTLLKEIYHNSLTSDLWHWNQGKKKITYLGHELGFYSSLSLEENLEYFSKLDGIYPNIQKRNKLLELFRLQKRIWDPIHTFSRGMKQKVAILRAILSSAEIILFDEPYTGLDADASKVLSEILNEESKTKLILIVLHSIPKELQCNTQIKIEKGGVYVTHLT, encoded by the coding sequence ATGAACCAAACCCTTTTGGAAACAAAAGCGCTTACTATTACTGTCGGCGAAAAAGTCTTACTGAAAGAGATTAATCTTTCTTTTTTTGAGACAGGTCTTGTGGCTGTGCTAGGTGAGAATGGTGCCGGGAAATCTACGCTTTTAAAAGAAATTTACCACAACTCGCTTACTTCTGATCTTTGGCATTGGAACCAAGGAAAAAAGAAAATTACATACCTCGGTCATGAGTTAGGATTTTATTCCTCTCTCAGTTTAGAAGAAAATTTGGAGTATTTTTCTAAGTTAGATGGAATTTATCCTAACATCCAAAAACGAAACAAACTTTTGGAACTCTTTCGTTTACAGAAACGAATTTGGGATCCTATTCATACCTTTTCAAGAGGGATGAAACAAAAAGTTGCAATATTAAGAGCCATACTTTCTTCTGCTGAAATTATATTATTTGATGAACCTTATACGGGCTTAGATGCAGATGCCTCAAAAGTTCTAAGTGAGATTTTAAATGAAGAATCTAAAACAAAACTCATTTTAATTGTACTTCACTCGATCCCTAAAGAATTACAATGTAATACCCAAATTAAAATTGAAAAGGGAGGTGTGTATGTTACTCACCTTACTTAA
- a CDS encoding heme exporter protein CcmB — protein MLLTLLKKEFYLIGRSLGGVVSLFTLSVSVVFIFYTSIEVNEILSARSIRGIKWAIIFILNFVIVSQSLWEERESMGWEASLSFVSPISLYLAKSFAIWFCTILVNGALVLVLSVFFQNMSLERYWGEWLFANLGSGSLVFLGVSLGLIAFESRLKEIIIPLLQLPFSIPLFLFGLEAEHRYWQEPGFYLPSVGLLLFFMLFYATLGSVMIEILRNEH, from the coding sequence ATGTTACTCACCTTACTTAAAAAAGAATTTTATCTGATTGGTCGTTCGCTTGGTGGTGTTGTCTCTCTTTTTACTTTAAGTGTCTCTGTCGTATTTATTTTTTATACTTCGATTGAGGTAAATGAGATCTTGTCTGCACGAAGTATACGTGGAATCAAATGGGCAATCATTTTTATTCTTAACTTTGTCATCGTAAGCCAAAGTTTATGGGAAGAAAGAGAATCAATGGGTTGGGAAGCGAGTCTTTCTTTTGTTAGTCCCATATCTCTGTATTTGGCAAAATCTTTTGCCATTTGGTTTTGTACAATTTTAGTTAATGGGGCACTTGTACTTGTTCTTTCCGTTTTCTTTCAAAATATGAGTTTGGAGCGATATTGGGGAGAATGGCTTTTTGCAAATTTGGGAAGTGGCTCTTTGGTTTTTCTCGGAGTATCACTCGGGCTCATCGCCTTTGAAAGTCGGTTGAAAGAAATCATCATTCCTTTGTTGCAACTCCCATTTTCCATTCCTTTGTTTCTTTTCGGCTTAGAAGCAGAACACAGGTATTGGCAGGAACCTGGGTTTTACCTACCATCTGTAGGTTTACTATTGTTTTTTATGTTATTTTACGCTACACTTGGTTCGGTGATGATTGAGATTCTAAGGAATGAGCATTAG
- the ccsA gene encoding cytochrome c biogenesis protein CcsA, with the protein MERKIRIFHPVFDIGFYLVVCTSLVIAIITSLVYPNVILEQGLSHRIFYLHVPVAWVALYGPILSFIFSLIFLFTRNLLWDRFAFTANQLSFLFAVGVLFSGPIWAYSAWGVPWDKTDARLQSFFILCISLVSYFIFRYLVSSKAKKAILSAYLSVLCAVSAILTWGAIRWIENPGNHPSSVLGKGGMDSDMKQSMWLGVLAFHFLFLILFLVSNRTEKIQDIRSKLKAELD; encoded by the coding sequence ATGGAACGTAAGATTCGGATATTTCACCCTGTTTTCGACATTGGTTTTTATCTCGTCGTTTGTACGTCGCTTGTCATTGCTATCATTACATCGCTTGTGTATCCAAACGTCATTTTGGAACAGGGCCTAAGTCACAGGATTTTTTATCTACATGTTCCTGTCGCCTGGGTGGCGTTATATGGACCGATTCTTTCCTTTATTTTTTCATTAATTTTTCTTTTTACTAGAAATTTACTTTGGGACAGGTTTGCCTTTACTGCCAACCAACTTTCCTTTCTGTTTGCCGTGGGAGTTCTGTTTTCTGGTCCCATTTGGGCCTATAGTGCCTGGGGAGTTCCTTGGGATAAAACGGATGCTAGGTTACAGTCCTTTTTTATACTTTGTATTTCCTTGGTAAGTTATTTTATCTTTCGATATTTGGTTTCTTCTAAGGCAAAAAAAGCAATTCTATCCGCTTACTTGTCTGTGCTTTGCGCAGTGAGTGCCATCCTCACTTGGGGTGCCATCCGTTGGATTGAAAATCCAGGAAACCATCCTAGTAGTGTTTTAGGAAAAGGAGGAATGGACTCTGATATGAAACAGAGTATGTGGCTTGGAGTCCTTGCCTTCCATTTTCTATTTCTAATTCTTTTTCTTGTTTCCAATCGTACAGAAAAAATCCAAGATATCAGATCCAAACTGAAAGCGGAATTAGATTAA
- a CDS encoding PP2C family protein-serine/threonine phosphatase, with translation MANEESIHKILIVDDVPENVELLKYLLQQEGFKTYTAFSAEEARLVLLNTAIDTLLLDVNMPVQDGFSFCRELRAMDQFKLLPILFITSIEREVGFQEAMKNGGDDFINKPFNKRELVAKIHSVIRLKDLQDELYRQKSKYEKELQTARRVQDQLIPEKSFIWNGIKAQTLFHPYLQIGGDFVDSWIEEKKLHIVIADCSGHGPSAALIGAMFKMQLFNLVSTMDLRERVAHLRKNMELVLPEDYAITFCYAILDQDLKLSYINGGHPAPIVYMDGETKFLKGMSPMIMGINFAATDEVQTVQLKTGSMFFMYTDGASEAMNPNSEYITEEGMKDIFHESVKSGKDILQSVQNKILDFCGSSTPNDDMAMVCIQL, from the coding sequence ATGGCAAATGAGGAATCTATACATAAAATCCTAATTGTGGATGATGTTCCAGAAAATGTGGAACTTTTGAAATACCTTTTGCAACAAGAGGGTTTTAAAACCTATACAGCTTTCTCCGCAGAAGAAGCACGATTGGTTTTGTTAAATACTGCTATCGATACACTTCTTTTAGATGTGAATATGCCTGTGCAAGATGGATTTTCTTTTTGTCGGGAACTTAGAGCGATGGACCAGTTCAAACTCCTGCCTATTCTTTTTATCACTTCTATCGAAAGAGAAGTGGGTTTTCAAGAAGCTATGAAGAATGGTGGAGACGACTTTATAAACAAACCTTTTAACAAAAGAGAACTTGTTGCAAAAATCCATTCTGTAATACGTCTGAAAGACTTACAGGATGAGTTGTACAGACAAAAAAGTAAATACGAAAAAGAACTCCAAACCGCAAGACGTGTCCAAGACCAATTGATTCCAGAAAAAAGTTTTATTTGGAACGGAATAAAAGCCCAAACTCTATTTCACCCTTATTTACAAATTGGTGGTGACTTTGTCGATTCTTGGATCGAAGAAAAAAAACTTCATATTGTGATCGCCGATTGTTCGGGACATGGGCCAAGTGCAGCCCTTATTGGCGCCATGTTCAAAATGCAATTGTTTAACTTAGTTTCCACAATGGACTTACGGGAAAGAGTGGCGCACTTACGAAAAAATATGGAGTTAGTCCTTCCTGAAGATTATGCGATCACTTTTTGTTATGCGATCCTTGACCAAGACTTAAAACTTTCTTATATTAATGGGGGACATCCCGCTCCCATTGTTTATATGGATGGCGAAACCAAATTTTTAAAAGGGATGAGTCCCATGATTATGGGAATCAATTTTGCAGCAACTGACGAAGTACAAACGGTTCAGTTAAAAACAGGATCAATGTTTTTTATGTATACGGATGGAGCGAGCGAAGCAATGAACCCAAATTCCGAATACATCACAGAGGAAGGTATGAAAGATATCTTTCATGAATCTGTCAAATCAGGAAAAGATATTCTACAATCTGTCCAAAACAAAATTTTAGATTTTTGTGGTTCTTCCACTCCGAATGATGATATGGCTATGGTGTGTATACAATTATGA
- a CDS encoding phosphoribosylaminoimidazolesuccinocarboxamide synthase has product MIPTPSYKGKVRDVYDLGDSLLLVATDRISAFDVVFEEPVLDKGKILTRISTAWFRQFPTIPNHLITDDVSKFPPPFQNEELLKGRSVLVKKAKRIDFECVVRGYLTGSAWKEYKTEGTIAHVPYPKGIEESFRFETPIFTPARKNDSGHDENVSESVMEGEVGKELFSQLREISLFLYNTAHSLMAKQGILLCDTKFEFGLVDGKPILIDEILTPDSSRYWDASTYALGKTPASFDKQILRNWLESTDWDKNPPAPALPESLILELRKKYLELEDKITLCLSQK; this is encoded by the coding sequence ATGATTCCAACTCCCAGTTATAAGGGTAAAGTTAGAGATGTTTACGATTTAGGAGATTCACTTCTTCTTGTAGCAACCGATCGTATTTCAGCATTTGATGTAGTTTTTGAAGAACCAGTTCTTGACAAAGGTAAGATTCTAACTCGAATTTCCACGGCTTGGTTTCGTCAGTTTCCGACAATCCCAAACCATTTAATCACTGACGATGTATCAAAATTTCCTCCTCCGTTTCAAAACGAAGAATTATTAAAGGGAAGATCTGTACTTGTAAAAAAAGCAAAACGAATCGATTTCGAATGTGTGGTGCGTGGATATTTAACAGGATCTGCTTGGAAGGAATATAAAACAGAAGGAACCATAGCCCATGTCCCTTATCCCAAGGGTATAGAAGAATCTTTCCGATTTGAAACTCCGATTTTTACGCCAGCCAGGAAAAATGATTCGGGTCATGATGAAAACGTGAGTGAATCCGTGATGGAAGGAGAAGTGGGTAAAGAACTCTTTTCGCAACTAAGAGAGATCTCGCTATTTCTCTACAACACAGCCCATAGTTTAATGGCCAAACAAGGAATCCTACTTTGTGATACTAAATTTGAATTCGGACTCGTGGATGGAAAACCAATCCTCATCGATGAAATCTTAACCCCCGATTCCTCGCGGTATTGGGATGCTTCTACTTACGCACTGGGCAAAACTCCCGCTAGTTTTGATAAACAAATTTTAAGGAATTGGTTAGAATCGACCGATTGGGACAAAAATCCTCCCGCTCCCGCTTTGCCCGAATCCTTGATCCTAGAACTACGTAAAAAATACTTGGAATTGGAAGATAAAATCACGTTATGTTTGTCGCAAAAATAA
- the purS gene encoding phosphoribosylformylglycinamidine synthase subunit PurS, producing the protein MFVAKINVTLKESVLDPQGQTVLRTLHDQGKNSVADLRVGKYIEMKIDGKSQLEAEALAKEICESVLVNQVIETYRLVVEKI; encoded by the coding sequence ATGTTTGTCGCAAAAATAAATGTTACTCTCAAAGAATCCGTTCTTGACCCACAAGGCCAAACGGTTCTCCGCACCCTTCATGACCAAGGGAAAAATTCTGTCGCTGATCTAAGGGTCGGAAAATACATCGAAATGAAAATCGATGGCAAATCCCAATTGGAAGCAGAGGCTTTGGCAAAAGAAATTTGTGAATCTGTCCTTGTGAACCAGGTGATCGAAACCTACCGGTTGGTTGTGGAGAAAATATGA
- the purQ gene encoding phosphoribosylformylglycinamidine synthase subunit PurQ, which translates to MKVRVVTFPGSNCDKDVGSVLESEFGAKVEYTWYKESFSDTPELVVLPGGFSFGDYLRCGAMAKFSNAMDSVVSYAKKGGKVLGVCNGFQILTESGLLPGALLHNRTLKYICKDVDLVPVSENSIGKEMKGTLSIPIAHGEGAYFADSDTLERLEKNGQVVFRYKENPNGSLHDIAGICNESGNVLGMMPHPERAVNPYTGKMDGKQILEALLKK; encoded by the coding sequence ATGAAGGTTCGGGTGGTTACCTTTCCTGGTTCTAATTGTGATAAGGATGTAGGATCGGTTTTAGAATCTGAGTTTGGTGCCAAAGTAGAATACACTTGGTACAAGGAGTCCTTTTCGGATACACCAGAACTTGTTGTCTTACCCGGTGGTTTTTCTTTTGGGGACTATTTACGCTGCGGTGCTATGGCTAAATTTTCCAATGCTATGGATTCAGTAGTTTCCTACGCAAAGAAAGGGGGAAAAGTTTTGGGTGTGTGTAATGGATTCCAAATCCTCACCGAATCGGGACTCCTTCCTGGGGCTTTATTACATAACAGAACATTAAAATACATTTGTAAGGATGTGGATCTTGTTCCTGTTTCCGAAAACAGTATCGGCAAAGAAATGAAAGGAACCCTTTCCATTCCCATTGCACATGGAGAAGGGGCTTACTTTGCAGATTCTGATACATTAGAACGATTAGAAAAAAATGGACAAGTTGTCTTTCGTTATAAAGAAAACCCTAACGGATCCTTACATGACATTGCTGGGATTTGTAATGAGTCTGGAAATGTTCTAGGTATGATGCCTCATCCTGAGAGGGCTGTGAATCCTTATACTGGGAAGATGGACGGAAAACAGATTCTCGAAGCTCTCTTAAAAAAATAA
- a CDS encoding sugar phosphate nucleotidyltransferase, producing MRFQEDSIDCVDFILKKDEVLTIILGGGKGTRLLPLTEKRSKPAVSFGGKYRLIDIPISNSLNSGFEKIFILTQFNSYSLNRHINRTYATNNIHQKSFVEIIAAEQTVSSANWFEGTADAVRKVLPYIREQKPKYVLILSGDQLYNMDLSDFMQSHLMDPETEISVATNAIPEDQIYGLGIVKSGVGGFIQEFIEKPQEVSQVESCRTKNGNFLANMGIYIFNTSTLIEVLEDRNMADFGKEILPKAIKERKVKAYTYDGYWEDIGTIKAFYEANLMLTDHIPKFNLYLEKTPIYTRARALPPSKINQAVVNQALISEGTILNQCEVHRSIIGVRQLIASGTKIYDSIIMGLDHYGYFDRKSGKIPIGIGPNCEIRRTIVDKDCAIGANVRLLNEQNLQEYEDEYIRIREGIIVVPRHTAIPDGYSI from the coding sequence ATGCGATTTCAAGAAGACTCTATTGATTGTGTGGATTTCATTCTAAAAAAGGATGAAGTTTTGACCATCATCTTAGGTGGGGGGAAGGGAACTCGTTTATTACCTTTAACAGAAAAAAGATCCAAACCTGCTGTTAGTTTTGGCGGAAAATACAGGCTTATTGATATTCCTATTTCCAATTCCCTAAACAGTGGTTTCGAAAAGATTTTTATCCTCACACAATTTAATTCCTATTCTCTAAACCGTCATATTAACCGAACTTATGCGACTAACAATATCCACCAAAAAAGTTTTGTGGAGATCATAGCTGCTGAACAAACCGTTTCTAGTGCCAATTGGTTTGAAGGTACAGCCGATGCCGTAAGGAAAGTTCTTCCTTACATCAGAGAACAAAAACCAAAGTATGTTTTAATCCTTTCTGGTGACCAACTTTATAATATGGATCTTTCTGATTTTATGCAGAGCCATTTGATGGATCCTGAAACAGAAATATCTGTGGCCACCAATGCCATTCCCGAAGACCAAATTTATGGATTGGGAATTGTTAAATCAGGAGTGGGTGGATTTATCCAGGAATTCATTGAAAAACCGCAAGAGGTAAGTCAAGTCGAATCCTGTCGTACAAAAAATGGTAATTTCCTGGCAAATATGGGAATTTATATTTTTAATACATCTACTCTCATTGAAGTATTGGAAGATCGCAATATGGCTGACTTCGGAAAAGAAATTTTACCGAAAGCCATAAAAGAAAGAAAGGTAAAAGCCTACACTTACGACGGTTATTGGGAAGATATTGGAACGATCAAGGCATTCTACGAAGCCAATTTGATGTTAACGGATCATATCCCCAAATTTAATTTATATCTGGAAAAAACACCGATTTATACTAGGGCAAGAGCACTTCCACCTTCCAAAATCAACCAGGCAGTGGTAAACCAGGCACTTATTTCAGAAGGAACCATTTTAAACCAGTGTGAAGTACATAGGTCCATCATCGGTGTGCGCCAACTCATCGCATCCGGAACAAAGATTTATGACTCCATCATTATGGGTCTGGACCACTACGGATACTTTGATAGGAAGTCTGGAAAGATCCCGATTGGAATAGGACCTAACTGCGAAATTCGACGGACAATTGTCGATAAAGACTGCGCCATCGGCGCCAACGTGCGTCTGTTAAACGAACAAAATCTTCAGGAATATGAGGACGAATACATTCGCATTCGCGAGGGAATTATCGTAGTACCTAGACATACTGCCATCCCTGATGGGTATTCCATATAG